The following is a genomic window from Parabacteroides johnsonii DSM 18315.
CGGTTACATTGAACATGCGGAACGTTTCTTTGAAAGAGATTCTGGCAGAGATCGAGAAGCAGGCCGGAGTGACTTTTTCGTATGAATCATCTTTGTTGAAAGAGTTTCAGAAGACAAGTTTCAAAGTAGAAGATGCAGCACTGGACGATTGCCTGGCACAGCTTTTTGCCAGCTATCCGCTCGTGTACAAGAGGACAGGAAACATTGTCGTTCTGAAACACAAACCCAGGCAGGTCACGATCAGCGGTTTTGTGCGGGATAAAACTTCCGCAGAATCCCTGGTCGGGGCTTCTGTGTATGATGTCGGCTGCCGGTTGGGGATCGCTACGAATGCTTTCGGCTTTTTCAGCCTTACGGTACCCGCCTCTGATGATCCGGTACGGATCTCGGTATCTTATATCGGATATGAAAACCGGAAAATCGACTTTCCCGTGTTGGAACGCGATACGATGCTTACCTTGTTTTTACAGACGAATGCTTCGATCGGTGAAGTGGTGGTGACTGGCAATGAGCGTTCGTTGCGTTCGCCTGTCCACAGTGTGCAGATGGGGGCTTTGGAGGTAAATCAGGCAACGATCCGTGCTACTCCGACTTTGTTGGGTGAGTCGGATATTATTCGGACATTACAGTTGATGCCGGGCGTGTCGATGGGGACCGAAGGTGTCTCCGGCCTGTACGTGCGCGGGGGGAATGTCGACGAGAACCTGTTCCTGATAGACGGAAATCCGGTTTACCAGCTTAACCACTTGGGAGGAATATTTTCTGCTTTTAACGGTGAAGCGATCAAAAGTATGGATTTCTATAAGGCCGGCTTTCCAGCCCGTTACGGCGGTCGCCTTTCGTCGGTTGTCGATGTGCAGACGAAAGAAGGGAATATGAAGGAATTCCATGGGAGTGCATCGGTCGGATTGATTGCGGGGAACCTAAGTCTGGAAGGACCGATTATCAAAGACCGTACTTCTTTCTCGATCGCTCTGCGTCGTACTTGGCTCGATGTGATTACTGCACCCACACTGGCGATCTTCAATGCCGTGAAAAAAGATAAGAGTTCCGACATTAATTTCCGTTACGCCTTTCATGATTTAAATGCCCGTATAGACCACCGCGTCAGCGATCGGAGCCGTCTCTTTGTCAGCATCTACAATGGAAACGATGTGCTGAAGGCCACAAGTGAAGACAATCCGAGCAGAGATGGCTCGATCAGTTACTATCTGGATAAAACACAGGTTTCCATGCGCTGGGGGAATCTCGTCGCTTCCGCAGGTTGGACATATGCGTTCAATAACCGCCTATTCGGTAAGATTGCCGGTTTTTACACCCGTTATAATGCAAAAATATCTTACCGAGAAGAAGAAAAGTCGTGGGATTATAATAACGAAGCCTATTCCTTGAGTTTCGATGAAACGGTCAGCGCTTCAGGGATCAATGATTTCGGTGTCCGTACATCGTTTGACTATCAGCCGGTCTCCAACCATCATATTCGTTTCGGAGGCGATTATGTCCGGCATGATTTCCGTCCCGAATACAGCCGTTTCCTGACAGAGGAGGGCGATAAACCGGACTCTATGCAGGTCAGTAAAGTGTTCAGCAATGAGAAATTGCTGGCACACGAGTTGTCAGCGTTTGCAGAAGACGACTGGACATTGGCACCTACGCTCCGTCTAAACGCTGGAGTCCGTTTGAGCCTTTTCAATATCGACAGGAAAACCTATACAGGCGTCGAGCCACGCGTTTCTCTGCGCTGGCTGCTTGGCAAAGATCTTAGTTTGAAGGCTTCCTATTCGAGGATGAATCAATATGTGCACCTGATCAGTAACAGTTTCCTCAATTTGCCGACCGATTCGTGGATGCCTGTCACCCGCAATCTGAGGCCACTGGTCAGTGACCAGTATTCGTTGGGCGCCTACTATAACTGGAAGGATCTGGACTTCTCGATGGAAGGATATTATAAGGACAGCCGTAACCTGCTCGAATATAAGGACGGGCACAGCCTGGTCCCCTCATCGATCACATGGGACCGGAAGTTGGTTGCCGGAAAAGGATGTTCTTATGGTTTGGAATGGATGGTGAGGAGACCTGTAGGACGTACAACCGGCTGGATCGGGTATTCCCTTGCCTGGTCGGACCGCCAGTTTGACGAGCTGAACGGAGGACGCCGGTTTCCGTCTCGCTATGACAACCGGCATAAGTTGAATATTGTCGTCATGCATAAACTATCGAAACGCGTTGAACTTTCGGCTGCCTGGACCTATACCTCCGGTAATTATACCACACTCTCGACAGAAAGTTACGAGGGGTTGACCCCTCCGTCTAAAGATCCCTTTTATAATTTCAGGCAAGAACAGTTCGACTTGTATGGTGATCGCAATAATTACCGACTTCCGGCTTATCACCGCCTCGATTTGGGAATCAATATCTATCGTCCGAAGAAAAAAGGACGTATGGGCATCTGGAATGTCAGCGTTTACAATGCCTATTGCCGGATGAATCCTTTTATGATCGAAAAGACGGACGAGTACAATCCGGACGAAAGAAAGTCCTATCCCGTTTTTAAGCAATATAGTTTTTTACCGATAGTCCCGTCTATTACATACACGTATAAATTTTGAATGAAATGAAGGCAAACAAAATATTCCCGTTCCTGCTTCTCGTGGCAGTATTTTTTCAAAGTTGTGAACAAATCGTTGAACTCGATTCTTTCAAGCCTGCTCCGAAATTGGTGCTTAACGGGGTGACGAGAGCGGGTGAACCGGTTTGTGTCAACCTTTCCCGTACCTGGTTCCATACGGATGGAAAACCCAATCTGACGATTTCGGATGCGGATGTGAAATTATATGTGAACGGGCAGTTCAGGGAGCAAATGTCGTTTGTCGCTCCTTCCGAAGAAGGGCTGGCCGGCTCTTACAAGGCATCCTATTCACCTGCCACCGGTGATCGTATCCGTATCACGGCCTCTGCTCTCGGCTATCCTGATATTGCCGTGGACTCGGAACTTCCGAAGCAGATGGCGATTGAGGATTGCCGGTTGAAGGTGCAGAAAAACTTTTGGTGGGAAGATGATTCGACTTGCCAATATCTTGCCGATTACACATTGGAACTGACGGTTCAAGATCCTCCGGAAGAGGAGAATTATTATCTGGTTCATGGAAAAGAACTTCAGTATAACGGATATGGAAGTGCCGGATCGGAAGATTTCGAAGTCATTAAGGGCGACACCGCTTATTGGTATGCTACATACATCCGTTTTTCCGAAGACCCGTTGTTCAAGAATGCAGTGACCGCTTTCGATTATATTTTCGGAACCGGAAGTTCCGGGGATAACTATTGGGGAGCTTTCTCTGACGAACTGATAGAAGGACGGACTTATACTATGCGGGTTCCTATCGGGAATAGTTATACAATTTACCAAAACAAGGAAGACCAGTCGATCATTCATCCTAAGAAGTTCCGTTTTTATTTGCAGTCGATCTCTAAGGACTATTACGATTACTTGAAAATGTTACAGGAACTCCAATCCGGTTCTTTTACAGGTGATCTCGCGTCTGCCGGTTTTGCCGAACCGATCCGTCTCCCTTCCAACGTGGAAGGGGGAACGGGAGTGTTGGGTAGTGCAACGGAATGTATTTACGAGTGGGATGAAAGGGATATCATTACTTTTGAAGGTCCACGCTGACCGGATAATGGTCTGAAATCCCTTCTGTATCTATTCCGTTGTGGATGCGGGCATCGAGGCAACGGGAAACTAAGGACGGAGAAACCAGAATGTAATCCAACCGTTCGCCTATCCCGTGCAGACGAGTGTCGCCATGTTGCCATCCGTAGAGGAAAGCGGCCGGGAATGTCGTCCGTTTATCGGCAGGGACATACAGGCGGCATATGTCGGTCAATCCGATAGACAGGAACTTGGATAGAACCGAATAATCAAACCGTCCGTCACGCATATTCCGGTATGTTTCTTGTTCGGCATCCCATTTCTGCATGTTTTCGATGAGTTGGGCGTGTGTTTCCACCCAATCGGCATCGAAAGGTGAATAGGCGTTGAAATCTCCCATGACCATACAGTTGTCCAACTGGTTGTCCTGTATGTAGCTTGTCAGCATCTGTGCTTCTTTCAGCCGGAATTTCCAGTCGTGAGGGCTGAGATGGGTGACGATCATATCCAACCCATGCGTTTTTACGTGCAGCATACCGTGCCAGAAACCTTCCATTTGTTTCTTCACGACCGTGATCGGTTCGTTGGAAGTGATGCCGACCGGATATCCTTCTTCTTTCACGATGGCATAATACTTATGCCCGTATTCGGAGGCCAGTTGCCCTAAGTCCTTTTCTGTAAATCCGACCAGTTCGGTCATGGCCAGAATATCCGGTTGCTGCCCTTTTATCCAGTTGATAAAGTTGGCCCGTCGGGAAGCATCGTGTTCGAAACCGTTCCAGATGTTGTAGGAGATAACCCGCAGTTTTTCTTTTCCCGCCGGTTGCCCGTTGCTTGTTACGGGCAATAGCCATATGAATAGTAAGGTATAGAGTATATGAAGTCGTTTCATATTTGATTGGATTGAATGGTGCTATTTAGTCAGAGTAAAAGTAGCCAGTACTGCCTTATGATCGGTTGGCCAGACGGCAATCGGTTCGATAATCGGATCCGAGGTTTCTTCTGTTACCCGTTCGCCCCGGAGGATATCGCCTTTCGGACCGACGATACTTACGTCTGTGAGCGATAACCCTTCAAAAGGGGCGTACAGGATGAAGTCGATGCGGTCGCGGTCATCGGCTTCCGGTGACCAAACCAAGCGTTTGAGATCGATATCCTTGCAGTCGGCCGGACAAGTGAATCCGGGATATTTAACCGGGTCCGGATACAAGCTGCGGTAAGTGTCAATGAAACCGGCTTCAGCCAGCATCATGGAGCAGTCCCAGGGGACGACAGCCCCGTGGTGGTCGAACAGGTCTTTCGTCGCTTCTGTCCAATCGAGGTGCGAAGGTTCGTTGAAGTCACCGCCCAAGATAACGATGCGGCCGGCTTCACGGTCTTTTTGGGCTTCTGCTAAAAAGTTGGCGATTGCATCGTCGCGTACGGAAGCCTTGTTCAGAATCAGGATAGAATCGATGTTTGTCACCGGTTCTTCCTTCTCCCAGGTATTTCCGTCGTATCCGCGTACGTCATAGTAGGCGCAGTTCCGGTAATCTAGGTGAGCCGTGTAAACGGCAAATTCCTGGCCGTCTTTTTTGGATACAAGCCGGTATATGCTTCCCCGGTCGTCATTCAGGGGATAGACCGTTGTACTGTCCGAAATCGGATAACGGCTTAGCAGGCCGGAGTCTTCGGTATAGAAAGAGTAATAGGTTTTCCCTCTCTTTTTCAGCGCTTCCACGATCCGGTCACAAAAACGGGTGTTACGATAATTGCGGACTTCGCTCAGGGTGACGAAGTCTGCATTGCTGCGGACGATCTCGTCGGCCAGTGCTTCAAAGCCGCCTTCCACAACTGTCCCTTCTTGCCAGATATTAAATTGTAATACTTTGAATGTCTCTGTTTTCTGGCAGGATGACAGCCCGAAAACCATAAGTAGGAGCAACAGGAGTGTTGTCCTGATTCTTTCTTTTTTCATGTCAGTATGTGTTTTTGTCTACTATTTCTTTATGTTTAGTTACCGATCCGGAATGTCCCGATCTTGCCTGCCGGATAGAACATGAACTGGCGTTCCATCTTTCCGCGGATCGGATTGTATTCGTAGTTGATCCCTATGCCGACTCTGAAACCGCTGTCGTTCACCTTGAATTCGAATGCACCGCCTACGTTTGTATGGTTGTAGAACGGGTTCATCAGCATATGCGGGTTGTTTCGTTCGTTGTGGTCGTAAAATGTATATTGTCCCCATCCTCTCACCGTCATCCAGTCGGTTACATCATAGCTGGCCATCGCATTGAACCCGCCCATGAATTTGGGGGAAGGATTGAACGGTGTGAAATAACGTCCGCCGAAAGCGCCTCCCGACAGGGAGAACCGGTCGTGTGTCCATAGCAGTTCCGTATTGATCCGGGTAAGGCCGCCGACACCGGGCCATGTGTATTGTTGTCCGCTTGTGATAAAGGCCACTTGTTCGCTGACGGGAACGACCGATACTTCGTGAAAATCCAGTGCCATCGGCGAGACGCGTCTTAACATCGGTGTGTACGGATTGAAAAATGGCTGATAGGCGGCAGATGAAATGACCATATCCATCGGGCGCTCCTGTTCATATGCGGATTGGACAGGAAGGTCGGGAATGAATTCACGCAACTTGGCTTCGATCAGTTGCCTGTCCGATGGCGTGAAGCTTTTGTATGCGAATTTGGGTAGGTTCAAGTCGAAAACCGCCCGTTTGGGCACTGCCACCATTCGTCCTTCTTTTGTTCTGATCCAGGTCAGATCGGATTGTGCCTGCAGACATAATGCGCACAATAACAATATGATTAAACTAATTCCCCGCTTCATACAACAACTCATTTAATTTCTGCGAAGATAAAAATAAATTTAGATATTTGTGTATAAATAATGAAGATAGGTGCAACTATCCGGGAATCTGTTTCATCATATAATCAGAGAGTAGCAAGTATTTATGGACGAACAACTGTTAATCGACGGATGCAAGCGTGGAGAAGCATCGGCTCGTAAAGAATTATACGAGCTGTACGCACCTGCCATGATGAGCGTATGTGCCCGTTATGTCCATGACAGGGAGACGGCCCGCGATTTGCTTCAGGATGGATTTATCAAAGTATTCACCAAAATACAGACCTATTCGGCGACTGGCCCCTTTGGCGCCTGGCTACGAAGGGTATTTGTGACGACGGCACTCGAATATCTCCGTAAATACGATGCTCTCCGGTCGAGTGCCCCGATTGATGAATATGGAGAACAGGTTGAAGACGTGGATGTTTCCGTACTGGACCGTCTGTCGGCCGACGATTTACTGGAATGCATCTCCCGGTTGCCCACCGGTTACTGGACTGTCTTCAACCTGTATGCCATCGAAGGATATACGCATAAGGAAATAGCGGCTATGCTTCATATACAGGAGATCACTTCCCGCTCCCAGTTTGCGCGGGCAAGGAAAGCATTACAGGAAATGGTTCAATCTTTAATAGCGCAGGACAATGTCAGCAGAAACAGAACATAATGAACATTTAGACCTGTTCAGTTTGAAGGTAAGGCAAAAACTGGAAGATCACCGGCTACCCGTCGATATGAAGGGTTGGGAACAGATCGAGGCGAAGATGACCGAACGTCCGCGTCTTTCCGTTTGGAGGATCGGTGGCTGGGCAACTGTTGCCGCCGCTGTTCTTGCCCTGTTGCTCCTGATCCGTCTGTACCCGACCACTCCCGTTCCCACGTCCGGCACGGGATTGCAGGAGGAGGGGCAGATCGCCGAAAAGACGAATCCTAAGAAAATGGATACTGAAGAGCAGCAACCGGATAGAGGCGCTTCTTTTGCTCTCCCGCGTCAAGCACGGGAACGGATAATTGCCCATGTTGCACGAAAAGCGGTAGCCGCCCCCAGTCCTGTTGATACGATCGCTTGGGAAGAAGCTATAGGAGAAGAAGGAGAAATCGAGCTTCCTCCAAAATCGGAGGTTACGCACCCGTCAGCCGAAGTCCCTGCCATACGGCACTTGGGGCCGGAACCGGAAAAGCACCGGACTCAACAACTGCTCGCAAGGGCGGATAGGCCGGAGGCGAAGGGCGGCAGATGGCAGATCGGAGCCAATATGGGGACAGGCGGGCATTTATCGTTAGGTATGGGGTTAGATAACACTTATCAGGATGATATGAGCGACTCCCCGACGGACCCGGATGTGCCTCTTCCTCCCGTTCCTCCTGTTACGGACGACGAACCGGAATTAGAGATGGGTGGCGGCCCGGAAAACTTCTCCCAGGTGGATTGCGCACCGCCCTTGTCATTCGGGATAACCGTACGAAAGCACCTGAATAACCGTATCGCCCTTGAGAGCGGCTTGGTTTATACTTATTTGTACACGAAGTTGAGCCAGAACCGGACGATTAGCGGTCGGGCAACATTGGGTCTTCACTATTTAGGTATTCCAGTCAACCTGGTGGTTAATTTGTGGGACAATCCGAATTGGAATGTGTACGTCTCCGGTGGTTTCATGATAGAGAAAGGAGTGCGCTCCGTCTATCATGTGGAGGCATATAGCCTCGATGAGCAGAAATCTGCCACATACCGTTCCGGCATAGACGGACTGCAATGGTCGCTGAACCTGTCTGTCGGTGTCTCTTACCGTTTCTACCGGGATTGGAGTTTGTACCTGGAGCCGCGTTATTCTTATTATTTCGATAACAACCAGCCAGTGAGTTATCGCACCGAGAACATGACATTGATAGGTGTCGGGGCCGGGGTGCGCTTCGAGTTTTGAACGGATAGTTTTTCTTCCCCTTTATTCACTCCTCAGGCTTTTTACCGGGTTACTCGAGGCAGCCCGGTAACTGTGCCATCCTACCGTTAGCAACGTGATAGCCAAGACGATGCCTCCACCCATCAAGAAATAGAGCGGGGAAATGCTCACCCGGTTGGCGAAACTTTCCAACCAACGGTTCAGCAGCAGCCAGGTAAGAGGTGCTGCGATCACGAATGCCACTGCTATCCATTTGACGAATTGCCGGATCAGCAGGAACATGATGCTCCGTGTGCTGGCTCCGTTCACCTTCCGGATCCCGATCTCTTTGGTCCGTTGTTCAGTCGCGTACACAGCCATTCCGAACAGGCCGAAGCAGGTCAGGAAGATGCTGATGATGGAATACATCAACAGCAAGTTTGCCATATCGGTCGTTCTGCGGTTGCGTTGCATGAATACTTCGTATACATCCATATAGGTGAAATATTCGCTCGGGTTTACCTTCTTCCATACAGCTTGCAGCGTTTCCATCCCTTCCTTTTTCTGTTTGTCATTCAGCCTGACATAAAGCGTTCGGTAGTGTTGGTCACCGGCGTTGTTGAGGTAGATCAGGGATGGCATCGCTTCTTCTTCCAGTGTATTGATATAGAGGCCGCTGACAATCCCACAGATCGTACATGTCTGTTTAGGATCGCTGGGCAGGATGTCCCGGAAGGATTTGTCATACTGGCTGACCGGCTGACCAACGGGGTTTTCACCGGCCGGGATCAGGATGTCCGC
Proteins encoded in this region:
- a CDS encoding TonB-dependent receptor; this translates as MKKLMLRGWFTCVFVCLSCFLMSERLLAEVNGGDEVRTVTLNMRNVSLKEILAEIEKQAGVTFSYESSLLKEFQKTSFKVEDAALDDCLAQLFASYPLVYKRTGNIVVLKHKPRQVTISGFVRDKTSAESLVGASVYDVGCRLGIATNAFGFFSLTVPASDDPVRISVSYIGYENRKIDFPVLERDTMLTLFLQTNASIGEVVVTGNERSLRSPVHSVQMGALEVNQATIRATPTLLGESDIIRTLQLMPGVSMGTEGVSGLYVRGGNVDENLFLIDGNPVYQLNHLGGIFSAFNGEAIKSMDFYKAGFPARYGGRLSSVVDVQTKEGNMKEFHGSASVGLIAGNLSLEGPIIKDRTSFSIALRRTWLDVITAPTLAIFNAVKKDKSSDINFRYAFHDLNARIDHRVSDRSRLFVSIYNGNDVLKATSEDNPSRDGSISYYLDKTQVSMRWGNLVASAGWTYAFNNRLFGKIAGFYTRYNAKISYREEEKSWDYNNEAYSLSFDETVSASGINDFGVRTSFDYQPVSNHHIRFGGDYVRHDFRPEYSRFLTEEGDKPDSMQVSKVFSNEKLLAHELSAFAEDDWTLAPTLRLNAGVRLSLFNIDRKTYTGVEPRVSLRWLLGKDLSLKASYSRMNQYVHLISNSFLNLPTDSWMPVTRNLRPLVSDQYSLGAYYNWKDLDFSMEGYYKDSRNLLEYKDGHSLVPSSITWDRKLVAGKGCSYGLEWMVRRPVGRTTGWIGYSLAWSDRQFDELNGGRRFPSRYDNRHKLNIVVMHKLSKRVELSAAWTYTSGNYTTLSTESYEGLTPPSKDPFYNFRQEQFDLYGDRNNYRLPAYHRLDLGINIYRPKKKGRMGIWNVSVYNAYCRMNPFMIEKTDEYNPDERKSYPVFKQYSFLPIVPSITYTYKF
- a CDS encoding DUF4249 domain-containing protein translates to MKANKIFPFLLLVAVFFQSCEQIVELDSFKPAPKLVLNGVTRAGEPVCVNLSRTWFHTDGKPNLTISDADVKLYVNGQFREQMSFVAPSEEGLAGSYKASYSPATGDRIRITASALGYPDIAVDSELPKQMAIEDCRLKVQKNFWWEDDSTCQYLADYTLELTVQDPPEEENYYLVHGKELQYNGYGSAGSEDFEVIKGDTAYWYATYIRFSEDPLFKNAVTAFDYIFGTGSSGDNYWGAFSDELIEGRTYTMRVPIGNSYTIYQNKEDQSIIHPKKFRFYLQSISKDYYDYLKMLQELQSGSFTGDLASAGFAEPIRLPSNVEGGTGVLGSATECIYEWDERDIITFEGPR
- a CDS encoding endonuclease/exonuclease/phosphatase family protein, translated to MKRLHILYTLLFIWLLPVTSNGQPAGKEKLRVISYNIWNGFEHDASRRANFINWIKGQQPDILAMTELVGFTEKDLGQLASEYGHKYYAIVKEEGYPVGITSNEPITVVKKQMEGFWHGMLHVKTHGLDMIVTHLSPHDWKFRLKEAQMLTSYIQDNQLDNCMVMGDFNAYSPFDADWVETHAQLIENMQKWDAEQETYRNMRDGRFDYSVLSKFLSIGLTDICRLYVPADKRTTFPAAFLYGWQHGDTRLHGIGERLDYILVSPSLVSRCLDARIHNGIDTEGISDHYPVSVDLQK
- a CDS encoding endonuclease/exonuclease/phosphatase family protein, producing MKKERIRTTLLLLLLMVFGLSSCQKTETFKVLQFNIWQEGTVVEGGFEALADEIVRSNADFVTLSEVRNYRNTRFCDRIVEALKKRGKTYYSFYTEDSGLLSRYPISDSTTVYPLNDDRGSIYRLVSKKDGQEFAVYTAHLDYRNCAYYDVRGYDGNTWEKEEPVTNIDSILILNKASVRDDAIANFLAEAQKDREAGRIVILGGDFNEPSHLDWTEATKDLFDHHGAVVPWDCSMMLAEAGFIDTYRSLYPDPVKYPGFTCPADCKDIDLKRLVWSPEADDRDRIDFILYAPFEGLSLTDVSIVGPKGDILRGERVTEETSDPIIEPIAVWPTDHKAVLATFTLTK
- a CDS encoding RNA polymerase sigma factor, with the protein product MDEQLLIDGCKRGEASARKELYELYAPAMMSVCARYVHDRETARDLLQDGFIKVFTKIQTYSATGPFGAWLRRVFVTTALEYLRKYDALRSSAPIDEYGEQVEDVDVSVLDRLSADDLLECISRLPTGYWTVFNLYAIEGYTHKEIAAMLHIQEITSRSQFARARKALQEMVQSLIAQDNVSRNRT
- a CDS encoding porin family protein gives rise to the protein MSAETEHNEHLDLFSLKVRQKLEDHRLPVDMKGWEQIEAKMTERPRLSVWRIGGWATVAAAVLALLLLIRLYPTTPVPTSGTGLQEEGQIAEKTNPKKMDTEEQQPDRGASFALPRQARERIIAHVARKAVAAPSPVDTIAWEEAIGEEGEIELPPKSEVTHPSAEVPAIRHLGPEPEKHRTQQLLARADRPEAKGGRWQIGANMGTGGHLSLGMGLDNTYQDDMSDSPTDPDVPLPPVPPVTDDEPELEMGGGPENFSQVDCAPPLSFGITVRKHLNNRIALESGLVYTYLYTKLSQNRTISGRATLGLHYLGIPVNLVVNLWDNPNWNVYVSGGFMIEKGVRSVYHVEAYSLDEQKSATYRSGIDGLQWSLNLSVGVSYRFYRDWSLYLEPRYSYYFDNNQPVSYRTENMTLIGVGAGVRFEF